AATGACCCTTAACCAATCAATATCATATCTTCTTTCTTTTAGCATTTGTTCCAGATTATTGATGATTCTTAATCATTTCGGCTATAAGCTTCCTGTTTAATTTTAGTTGCTCATAATCTAATTTTAAACCCAAAGGCCCAAGATCTTTGCTGATTTGATCATACATAGGTTTTAATGCCTCAAATGGAGCCGAAACGGATTCAAAAGCAGTTGCATCATAAGAGTTTTTTGTTGAAGTCTCTGCACCTTTTTCAAGCAAAGCCTTGACAATTTCAACTCTACCGTAGAATGATGCTACATGTAAAGGAGTTGAGCCATCCGCACTTTTTGCGTTTAAATCAGCCCCACTTTCTATTAGTAGTTTGGCTGCTTCTGTTTTTCCAAAAGTGGCTGCAATATGTAAGGGAGTTGAACCATAATCATCTTTTTCATTCAGGTTTGATTTTGCTGCAACATGTTGTTTAATAACTTTTACATTCCCGAAGAATGCTGCTTCTTGAATAGGTGTACTTGGTTTTTCTTCTTGCTCAGATTTAGTACTTTTTTCCTCGCTTTGTTGGCAAGCTACCGTTGAGCTTAATGCAATTGTGATAGCTAATACATAAACTACTTTTGATGTTTTTAATTGAATTCTT
This is a stretch of genomic DNA from Marivirga harenae. It encodes these proteins:
- a CDS encoding ankyrin repeat domain-containing protein → MKRIQLKTSKVVYVLAITIALSSTVACQQSEEKSTKSEQEEKPSTPIQEAAFFGNVKVIKQHVAAKSNLNEKDDYGSTPLHIAATFGKTEAAKLLIESGADLNAKSADGSTPLHVASFYGRVEIVKALLEKGAETSTKNSYDATAFESVSAPFEALKPMYDQISKDLGPLGLKLDYEQLKLNRKLIAEMIKNHQ